The genome window GCCAAGATTCAAGCATTGGAGGCTGCCGAAACCTCCCGTGAACGAAAACGAGAAACACGCCGAAAAATTTTGGTAGGTTCCTATTATCTGGATAAGGCCAGATCTGAAAATAAGTTTGATGACCTTGTTCAGCTGATGGACGGCTATTTGAATCGAGACTCGGATAGAGTTCTATTTGATTTAGCACTTTCTGAAAAATCTAAAAAGTCGCTTGAGTAACTAAGCGATGGTCAATATCATTGAGAAGTTAAGAGGCTTAAGAGAGAGCGCTTTAAGAAAACAAGTCGTTCGAGGAAAAGCACCCTCCGTGACAATAACGAATGATTTTTTACGATTTAGATTCATCGGGATTTTTCTAGGAGGCATGCTTTTAGGCTTTGTGTTAGGCACACTTTTCTTGGTGGCTTATAAACATAAAGGGCTCTGGGATGCGATGGGCCTTTCCTGGGCGACAGGCTTAGAAACTGGCTTTTGGTTCACCCTCTTCTATTGCCTTTACCCTCTTTTAAGTGTTGTTCTTTTTATGATGTTCAATCGGCAACGGCCCGCACGAGACATCTTCAGCCGCTTTACTTGGGATCAAAATTTAGGCTGTTTAGGACTGCTCACCTTGGGTGTTTTTTATCTCTTCAATCATCTCACACCGACAGTATTCACTTATTTTAAAAATGATCACGGGCTCGCCCGTTGGCCAACGCATTGGTTCAGTCACAAACCGGTTATCGCTATGGGGTGGGTCAGCCAACTCATTCTTGTTGC of Gammaproteobacteria bacterium contains these proteins:
- a CDS encoding mobilization protein — encoded protein: MKTKPSKLESLKKQQEQLKAKIQALEAAETSRERKRETRRKILVGSYYLDKARSENKFDDLVQLMDGYLNRDSDRVLFDLALSEKSKKSLE